A segment of the Streptomyces sp. NBC_00376 genome:
GGCGGCCTGCGGGTCACCGACGACTCCACAGGCGTCACCTTCCTGCCTGGCTGCTGTGATGGACTGGAGGACTGGCGCGACTGGCACCAGTTCATCGACGGCGGCAGCCTGCTCGGTTTCGGCCACGACCCCGTGTCACCGGTTGCGGAGCGTTTCGGCGACACCGTCCGGCTCACTGTCAACGCCGAGCAGAGCGGCAGTCCGGTGATCGAGCTGTCCGTCGCCGCGTTACGCAAGCTGCTCGCCGGTGCCGAGCGCGATCTGGCCGACTTCCTGGCGCTGGCAGCCGATTGGGCCTCCAGGCACCTGCCTGGCCACTGCGCACCCGTCACAGCCGCCCTTGCCCGCGTTGTCGACCTTTCCGCGCCAGCCATACCGCCGGAGGCGTAGGACGGTGGGCTGGCTTCGCCGGCCAAGGCGGGGCCCTGGATTGTCATGGTGTGCGATGCGGTGAGCATGTTCGCGTGTGCCTTGCTGGGCACTTCGACGTGCACACCGACAGACATGGAGGGGTTCGTGGTGCTGCCCAGGCGCTGGGTGGCAGAGCGCACGTTCGCGTGGCTGATGCGTTCGCGCCGACTGGCCCGGGACTACGAGAAGTTGGCAGCCAGGAGCGAGGCGGTGATTCGGTGGTCGATGGTCACGCGGATGGGCCGGCGTCTGGCACGGTCACGGGCCGTCGATCGATGCTGCATGCCCCCGACGTCTCTTGTAGGAGCTACCCGCGCTTCGCCGGCCGCCGGGCCTTCGAGCGCACCCCCTCGACCTTCGCCGACGTTGCCTCCAAGCCCGGCTGAACCGTGATCTCCCTGAACTTCAGCGGCCCTTGGCCCGCGGGCTGCCGCTTGTCGAGCACGCCCGGAATCCGCCTGTAGTCCAGCGCCAGCACTGTCACCGGCAGTCCTTCGCGCCAAGGCGGCACGATCGAGCCCGGTACCGACGCAGGCGAGGACACGGTTTCCGTCCCCGCCTCGGTCACGGCCGTGGTCCTGGCAGCCGAGGCCGCCAGGGCCTCGACCAGCTCCTCCCGCGCGATCACCCGCCGGTCGAGCTCGATCGTCGCAGCCTCCAACACCTCAGCGCGCCGGGCGACTTCCTCCCACAGCCCACCCACCCGAACCCGGGCCGATGTCTCCCGCTCCTCCAGCACTCCCGGCACTGACGCCATCGCGCACCCCTCGATCACGGAGCCGAAACAAGACGCCGCATACCTCCCTCATGCCGAGCTAGACCATGCCTGACCAGCAGAAATCAAGCGATCACGTTCGGTTGGGATACGGACTTTCAGAACAGGCCCAGGTGGCCGGTGAGTTCCACCAGACATGTGGATGCGCGGAATGCGTGGATGAACTGCTGGGTTCTGGGCGAGCAATCCGCACCGATGGCGGGTGCTGAGGGACCTCGCCGACATGGTCGACCGACTGGGAGCAGTGGATCCGCTCCGAGTGTGGCGGGCATTCGCCATGGCGGACATCCGCCCTACTCGGTCCGTTGATCCTGCCCGGACCCAACTGCGAGATTGGCCAGGCGGCTCAGGTGTTCTCGTGCCTGCGGGTTTGGCCGCACTGTTCTGTTTCACTCCTTGGTTAGGAGCACGATGGCGCGACGAAGACGAACAGGTGCGATTGCCGCGGCGTCGGCCGTGTTGATCGCCGCGGCGCTGATTGCGCCTGCGGCCGCAGCCGCCGACCCGACCAACCGGACTGGCTCCGGGAGCGCTGGCGCGAGCAAGGCCGAGCCCGCTGATCCCGACGGGCCACAGGGGCCGGGTCGGTCGCCCCTTGCTGGGCTCGACGACCGGGCCGGGCGCGACAACCCCGACTCGATCTACAAGGCGGGGAAGACCGACGAGTTTCAGCCGCTGACCGACGAATTGCTGTCGGATACTGCGGCCGAGAAGCTGGGCAACGCCGACACCAGGCTGCTGCAGCAGGCGCAGGCGTCGAAGAAGAAGTCTGTCACGGTGTTGATGCTGGCCCGGAAGGGCGCGACCGAGGACGTCGTCGCCGCGGTGGAGAAGGCCGGCGGGACTGTCGGGTCGGTGACCGGAAAGGTCGGCTACGTCCGGGCGACCGTCCCGACCGACAGCGTGACCACCTTGGCCGGTCTTCGGTCGGTCGCGGCGATCGACCTGAACCGGACGTACAAGGTCCCGGGCCCGGATCTGGGCGCCGCGGGTGCGAGGAAGGCGGCAACGAAGGCCGCGGGGCCGACCGCGCCCGGCGCGAACACGCCCGCCGACAACCCGTACCTACCGATCAACGAGACCGGCGCCGAGGCCTTCGTCAAGGACAACCCGGCCTGGGACGGGCGCGGCACGGTCGTCGGCGTGCTGGACACCGGCGTCGACGTCGAGCATCCCGCGCTACAGACGACCAGCAACGGCAAGCCCAAGATTGTCGATTGGGTAACCGAGACCGATCCGGTCACCGACCGCGACGGCAGCTGGGTGCGGATGTCCACCACCAAGACGGGTCCGACGTTCAGCTACCTGGGCAAGACCTGGACGATCCCGGAGGGCACGTTCCAATTCGGCGTGTTCTACGAGAATGCGACGGCCGGGAGCGACTTCGAGGGCGACCTCAACCGGGACGGCGACACCCTGGACTTCTACGGGGTTCTGTACGACCCGACCACACACAGGATCCGGGTCGACGGCAACAACAACCAGGACCTCACCGACGAGACACCGATGGCCCCGTTCGCGGTCGACCGCCAGGTCGGCCACATCGGGAGCGACGACCCCGCAACACCGCAGAACGAGCGCATCCCGTTCGTCGTCGAGCACCGCGACAACGTCGATCTCTCCCCGCTCGGCGGCAGCAACGTCGGCAAGACCGCGAACTACGTGTCCATCGGGTTGCCGGTCGCCTCGCACGGCACCCATGTGGCGGGGATCACCGCCGGCACGTCGATGTTCGGCGGCCAGATGCACGGCGCCGCGCCGGGCGCGCAGATCGTGTCCGCCCGCGCCTGCACTTGGGGCGGTGGCTGCACCCAAGCGGCACTGACCGAGGGCATGATCGACCTGGTCACCAATCGCCATGTCGACGTCGTCAACCTTTCCATCGGTGGGCTTCCCGCATTGAACGACGGCTCCGACGTGATCGCCGCGCTCTACGACAAGCTGATCGACAACTACGGCGTGCAGATCATCATCGCCGCCGGCAACGACGGCCTCGGCACCAACACCGTCAGCTCGCCGTCCGTGGCGGGCAAGGCCATCTCGGTCGCCGCGTCCGTCAGCTCCGACACCTGGTGGGCCGGCTACGGGTCGAAGGTCGCCACCAAGCAGGGCATCTTCGGCTTCTCCTCCCGCGGCCCCGCTGAGAACGGGGCGCTGGCACCGCAGGTGTCTGCGCCCGGCGCAGCCATCTCCTCGATCCCGATGCGGCTGTCCGGTGAAGCCGTCCCCGAGGCCGGGTATTCGCTGCCGACCGGGTACGGCATGGCCAACGGCACCTCCATGGCAGCCCCGCAGGTCGCCGGAGCAACGGCGCTGCTGCTATCGGCCGCCAAGGCCCATTCGCTGACGGTCAGCCCGGCGGCGCTGAAGACCGCTCTGGCCGGCACCGCCGACCCGATCCCCGGCGTCCCGACTGCCGCGCAGGGCGCCGGCATCATCGACACCGTCGCGGCCTGGAAGCAGCTCAGCGCCGGCATCAACACCAATGAGCTCACTGTGTCGGCTCCCGTTTGCAGTTCGCTGTCCGGCCTGCTCGCGACTCCGAACACCGGCGTCGGCATCTACAACCGTTGTCTGCCAACGGAAGGCGGCCAGGTGACCGGTGCGCGGAAGACCTACAAGGTCAGCGTCACCCGGACCGGCGGTGCCGCAAGGAACGTCGTGCACCGGATCGGTTGGATCGGCAACGACGGCACGTTCAGCGCCCGCGCGGCAATGCCCCTGAAGCTCGGAAAGGCTGCCGATATCACGGTCGCCGCGACCGCGACGACCTCCGGCGTGCATAGCGCGATCCTGACCATTGACGACCCGGCGACGGGCGGCATCGACCAGTTCGTCGCCGTCACCGTGCTGGCGACCAAGCCGCTGGCCAAACCCGACTACGCGGTCACCAGTTCCGGCAAGCTCGGCCGAACCGGAACCACCTCGCTGCTGGTGCCCGTTCCCGAGGGCGTCGAAGCACTGCAGCTGACCCTGGGCGGGCTCGCCGACGGCAGCCAGGTCCGCGCATTGCCCATCGACCCCGACGGCATGCCCGCGGACTCCAACGCCAGTTCCCACTGCTACACCAACTACACCGACCCGGCGAACTGCAACGCCACCGCACGACCGGTGTACCGACCCAAACCCGGCATCTGGGAGTTCGTGATCGAGTCTCGCAGGACGTCTCCGGTCGAACAGAACCCGTACACAGCGAAGGTTTCGCTGCAGGGCATGTCGTTCGATCCGGGGACCGTCACAGTCGACAAGGTGACGATGAACTCGCCGAAGAATGTCGGCTCGACGGGGACGAACACCTTTGGCCCCGCGATCGCCCACGTCGCAACTGGCGAGATCGGCGATGTCCGCAATTTGTTCTCGACGGTCTCGCAAGGCGAAATCACGTCCAACATGCTCTATGTTCCGCGTCAGACGACCCGGCTCGACGTGACGCTGACGCCCAGAGAAGCTGCCGATCTGGACTTCTACGTGTATTTCAACGGCAGGCCTATAGGCCAGAGCACTACGACCGGGGACTTGCCCGAGCACATCGTCATCGATGATCCACAGCCGGGTACGTACTTCATCGTGGTCGCGGGAGTCGCCGTGCCCGGAGACAACGTCACGTTCGACTACCACCAAGAGATGTACTCGAAGGGCCTCGGCACGATTACGCCGAAATCCGACGCGAAGTACAAGGTTGCCACGGGCCAGTCGATGCCGGTCGACGGGGCAGTGGTCGTAAGCGCTCGGCAGTTGACCAAGGATCCCATGGTCGGCCGGGCCAGAGTGGCCAACAAGTACGGCACGATCATCGGGGCGGCGGACGTCAAGATCACCACTGTTGATGTCCCCCAACTCGATCTGGTCGGGTGGACCCCGCCATTCGTCGGCGCGGCTCTCAACGAGAGCGGCGTAGTCGCGGGGGATCGCCAGTACAACTCCAGGATGACGCCGACCATCTGGACGGCTGCCGACGGGTTCACCAACCTGGATCTTGCCGGGGGCAGGTACGGATCGGCTCTGGACCTGAATGACGGCCAGATCGCCGTCGGTATCGCGACGGACAGTGCATTGCATTATCTTCCCGCCCAATGGGCCAAGGATGGATCGCTCACCGTGCTCGGCGTCCCGGATTGGCGGCCCTATTCCAGCGGCTATGCGACCGCCGTGAACAACAAGGGGGTGGTCACCGGATTCTCCGAAGCAGTCGTCAAGGAGTCTGACGGCAAGAACCACAGCTACAGTGACGGGTTCGTGCGGACGCCGGATGGGCCGTTCAGCAAGCTGGCCCACCTGTCCTCGGATCTGACGGGAACTCAGCCGCGCGCCATCAACGATGCCGGAATGATCGTCGGTGCCTCGCGCACCGATGGCCATGTGCCGCACGCGGTCACCTGGGATGCGACGTCAGGTGTTGTTCAGGATCTCGGCACGCTTCCGGGACAGTCTTCGGCCCAGGCGAACGATGTGAACGCCTCCGGGACTGTCGTGGGGACCAGCGGTGACGACGCGTTCGTGTGGACCAAGGCCGGCGGAATGCAGCGCCTTGCCGACTACGGATACAACGCGACCGGCGAGAAAGTCACCGACGACGGGTGGATCCTCGGAACTGTCGAACTTTTCCCGGACGTTGCGGTGTCGGCGATGTGGGACCCGCAGGGACGGCTCTGGGATCTGTCCGGCATGGTGCCGCTCTCTGCCGGTGATCGATTCACGCCGACCTACAGCTTCGACATCAACGATCACCACCAGCTGATGGTCTACGGCGAGGGCGGCCCGAACGCCGCCTGGTCCAGCTCGGTGATGCTGAGGATCCCGGCAGGTCTGGGCAACTAGGCCCCGGCGCCACCTCGTCCCGTCGGGCCACCGCAGTCGGCGGCCCGACGGGACGAAGGCGTTCAAAGCCGGCCCCGGTCCCGCGCGTGCCAGCCGAGCAACACCCGGGATTCGGCGCCGGCCAGATCCATCAGCCTGCGGACCCTGCGCACAGCATGGTCCGCAGGCTGATCTCCAGTCGGGAAGCGACCGCGGCATCGCTCCTCCCGAGTCCAGGCCTGGGCGACGAGGCGCTGCTCGATCAAGCGTTGGAAGGGCTCGCTCTACTGGAAAGGGCGGTCAAAGCAGGCGAACAGGAACGCACTCAGATGCACCGACGGCTCGACCGTCTCGAACGTCAGTTGGGAGTGCTGCTCGCGGCGCACACCGAAAACAGAATCGACCTCGCCGGGACACAGCACTGCGAGCATCAGGGCCTGGCGAGGCGTACATCGAACAGACCATGTACGCCTTCGCCCGCCGCTACGCCGAACGGTGCGACCTCGTGTCGCACCGACAGAACCGCGAACGCGGGCCGAAGCTCAACACCACTCGGCAAGGGATGGACGGACATCCGGAGCCGGCCGCCGCTGTGATCCGCTTCCACGACGCGGAGGAGCCGCGGCAGTGAGCGCCGGACTCCTCTTCCACCGCCCCGGCGACGGCTACCGTGGTGGTAGACGCCGCCAGGAGGCGCCGATGAGCGTGCAGCCCGAGGAACACCCCGCCCCGCCGACTTCGGCCACCGCCGCCCAGCTGCGCGCGGATCGCCGCGCCGGGGCGTGGGTACCGCGTTCGAGCAGGACTGGGCACGGGTGTTGGAGGATGCCCGGCAGGGTTAGAGCCTCGCCCCGCTGTACGGGGTCGTGGACACGTGGCGGGTCCGGCTCGCCGCGGCCCCGGCTGTGGACGCGTTCCTGGAGGGAGGTTGCGACGACTCCGACGGCATGGACCTGGACCAGGTCCTCGGTCCGCGTCCGTGAGTGACCAGCTGTCCTGGTCCGAACGCCTGTCACCCCCTCCCGCGGCAGGCACTGTCGGTGAACTTCCCGATCACGCCCGCGAGACGCTCCGGGACGTCCTGGACATCGCCGGCCGCGACCTGTGGTCCTTCCCGCCGTTCGACCTGAGGACGTCCGTTCCGCTCGATGCCGATGCCGCAACCTCCTGTCGCAGCCGGTGGGCTGAAGTCGGGGGCAGCCTGATCTGGGTGATGCCGGGGAGGGTGAGAGCGGCCCTGACGAAGCCGGGCATCGAGCCGTGCCAGATTTGCAGGCCCGAGACGCGGCTGGATCGGTATGGCTGAGCGCCCCGGTTTCGGGGCAGGCTCCGAGGGGGACGGCGGGAGGCGTGGATGGGCCTTGATGAACTGCAGCAGCAGGCCATGCGAGTACATGATCTGTACGACCGGCTGAACCTGCGTGAACGGGGGCGGGTCTGGACGCGGGAAGAGTTCATGCTCGGTTTCATGGGCGATGTCGGCGACCTGGCCAAGCTGGTCATGGCCGAAGAGGGAGCTCGGGACATGCCGGGCGGGCGAGCGGCACTGGAGCACGAGCTCGCGGACTGTCTGTGGTCGGTGCTCATCCTGGCTCGCCGCTTTGATGTCGATCTGGAGACCGCCTTTCGTCGCACGATGACTGAGCTTGAGACGGCGATCAGTACTCGGCTCGACGGCGATGAGGATCCACCGTGAGCGCGAGGACCCGCTTCGGTCACAGGCGGGTGCAGGCCGTACGGACCGCCCGGCGCGCCTCGCGGGCGCCGGGCCGGCGGGAACGGTCCCGGGGACTTCCTGCGGGGCTGCTGTCGGTCACATGTGGTGAGCAGCGAGCATGCCGAGGTCTGCGGTGGCGGAATCAGGTCAAGAGCGCTTGGTGAGGACGATGTTGGCGCCGTGCTCCTTGTACTCCCAGGGGTGATCCAAGTGCGTGTGGGGCTGATGGTTCGGGCGAGGGCGGAGCCGCCGGTCCAGGAGGCGTACTGACGGACCAGGGGCGCCTCGCACCCCACCGGGCCGCCGTTGCTGTGCCGAAGCGCGAAGGCTGACACCAAGGTCGGCACTGACCTGGGGTTTCGCTTGACCGATGCACGGGAGTGGCGGGCCTGGCTTTCGCGGGCCCGCCCGGTGTCGCCCTGAGCGGTAGGCGCGGGGGAGAGGTGGACATGGTGCTTCTGCTCGCAGTGCCCGAACCAGATGCCGGCCCGGTTCACCACTCGGCTCAACCACGTCCTGGAACAGGGTGGGGCTCGCGCTGGCCGGGCGAGCCGGCGCCCGGTTGGCCGCCCAGCTGGGTTTCGAGGCGGCGACGAAGAACTTCACCGCCCGGGACTTGACCGGCGACCACGACGGCCGCAATTGCGCCGTCGTCCTGGGCGACGCCGTCGCCGAAGTCCTCAACAGCCGCGGCATTCTGATCGAGGTACAGCACCACCACCTCGAACCGCAGAAGTAGGCGTGCCCTGGACTGTCGCTAACAGCCCCGGACACCCCGCCATCAGCCATCCGTCGCCCCGCGAGCTCCATGCGGGGCGCCGCTTGCCGCAGGGACGACCCATGACCGCCGATCCGTACAGCGCCGCGCTCCCGCTCCCGCGGGAGACCCTCTCCCGCGGGAGACCCTCTCCGTCATCCGTCTGCTGGAGACGTTCGGAGAAGCCCGACCCCTCGGGCCTCCGACCCCGGACGAGCGGCACAAGACACTGCTGCGCACCGCCGAGCTGCTGGACCGCCTCGCTCTCACCGAACCGGGCGACCGCGCTCTGGACATCGCGGCCAGCCGCGCCGGGAACGAGCCGGCAGCCTTCGACCGCCTGAACAACACCGAAGGCAACGCGGGCAAGGGGGACGTCGGGCACGTACACCAGGCGCGCATACGCCGTGTGGATCGCGCATCCTCGCGAGCTGCCGGACTGACCAGACCACGCCGTAGCGGCTCTGAAAGCCCGTACGACGCGGCAGGAAGGAGTCCGCCGCTGGGACCGCATCGTCGAGCGGCCTCGCCGCCACGGCTGCTGCGTCCAGCCGATGTCGCGTACTTCCAGGCCGTCCGCGCAGGCCACGTACGAGATCCGGTCCGACCTTGTCGCGGTCGCCAAGTGCGCCGCGTTCCTCCTCAGGACTTCGACGCCGTCACCGCCGGACTCACGCACGAGTGGAGACCGGGGAAGGTCGAAGGCAGCGTCAACCACGTGAAAACGATCAAGCGAGCCATGTACGGACGGGCCTCGTTCCGACTTCTTCGGATCCGAATCCCCACCCGGTCGTGATCCGGCCCGCTGCTCGGCGTCTGCGGCTGCAGGTCAGAGCTGACCACTGATCCGTCCAGCCAGCCCTTCGAAGAACTCTCGGAGGTTGGCGGCGGCAAGGTCGAACTGGTCGAACCATGAGGCGGTGGTGGACCTCCAAACCCGCCCGGAGCCTGCCAGCGCGAACAGATGGCCACCGCCATCGCCGGCGAACACCAGGGCAGGCTCTTCTCCGTCGATCTGGACGGCCCCGTACTCGCGGAAGTCGCTTGCGACCGTTGAGGCTGGGTGGACGAAGTAGCCGCTGTCCACATCAGGCAGGGAGACCTCGCCGATCACCCAGTACATCGTCGTCAAGTCCGAGGGTGTCGGTGTCAGTTCCACGAGCTTTTCCGTCGCCCCATGGCTCTCGTTCGTCGCCCGCGCGACCACGTTCCTAGCGGGCGGGAAGCCGTGCCGCGCCTGGAACGACTGCATCAGTTTCGTGAGTGCCGCGTCCGTCTGCTCGCACCAGCCG
Coding sequences within it:
- a CDS encoding S8 family serine peptidase, giving the protein MARRRRTGAIAAASAVLIAAALIAPAAAAADPTNRTGSGSAGASKAEPADPDGPQGPGRSPLAGLDDRAGRDNPDSIYKAGKTDEFQPLTDELLSDTAAEKLGNADTRLLQQAQASKKKSVTVLMLARKGATEDVVAAVEKAGGTVGSVTGKVGYVRATVPTDSVTTLAGLRSVAAIDLNRTYKVPGPDLGAAGARKAATKAAGPTAPGANTPADNPYLPINETGAEAFVKDNPAWDGRGTVVGVLDTGVDVEHPALQTTSNGKPKIVDWVTETDPVTDRDGSWVRMSTTKTGPTFSYLGKTWTIPEGTFQFGVFYENATAGSDFEGDLNRDGDTLDFYGVLYDPTTHRIRVDGNNNQDLTDETPMAPFAVDRQVGHIGSDDPATPQNERIPFVVEHRDNVDLSPLGGSNVGKTANYVSIGLPVASHGTHVAGITAGTSMFGGQMHGAAPGAQIVSARACTWGGGCTQAALTEGMIDLVTNRHVDVVNLSIGGLPALNDGSDVIAALYDKLIDNYGVQIIIAAGNDGLGTNTVSSPSVAGKAISVAASVSSDTWWAGYGSKVATKQGIFGFSSRGPAENGALAPQVSAPGAAISSIPMRLSGEAVPEAGYSLPTGYGMANGTSMAAPQVAGATALLLSAAKAHSLTVSPAALKTALAGTADPIPGVPTAAQGAGIIDTVAAWKQLSAGINTNELTVSAPVCSSLSGLLATPNTGVGIYNRCLPTEGGQVTGARKTYKVSVTRTGGAARNVVHRIGWIGNDGTFSARAAMPLKLGKAADITVAATATTSGVHSAILTIDDPATGGIDQFVAVTVLATKPLAKPDYAVTSSGKLGRTGTTSLLVPVPEGVEALQLTLGGLADGSQVRALPIDPDGMPADSNASSHCYTNYTDPANCNATARPVYRPKPGIWEFVIESRRTSPVEQNPYTAKVSLQGMSFDPGTVTVDKVTMNSPKNVGSTGTNTFGPAIAHVATGEIGDVRNLFSTVSQGEITSNMLYVPRQTTRLDVTLTPREAADLDFYVYFNGRPIGQSTTTGDLPEHIVIDDPQPGTYFIVVAGVAVPGDNVTFDYHQEMYSKGLGTITPKSDAKYKVATGQSMPVDGAVVVSARQLTKDPMVGRARVANKYGTIIGAADVKITTVDVPQLDLVGWTPPFVGAALNESGVVAGDRQYNSRMTPTIWTAADGFTNLDLAGGRYGSALDLNDGQIAVGIATDSALHYLPAQWAKDGSLTVLGVPDWRPYSSGYATAVNNKGVVTGFSEAVVKESDGKNHSYSDGFVRTPDGPFSKLAHLSSDLTGTQPRAINDAGMIVGASRTDGHVPHAVTWDATSGVVQDLGTLPGQSSAQANDVNASGTVVGTSGDDAFVWTKAGGMQRLADYGYNATGEKVTDDGWILGTVELFPDVAVSAMWDPQGRLWDLSGMVPLSAGDRFTPTYSFDINDHHQLMVYGEGGPNAAWSSSVMLRIPAGLGN
- a CDS encoding DUF6233 domain-containing protein codes for the protein MSDQLSWSERLSPPPAAGTVGELPDHARETLRDVLDIAGRDLWSFPPFDLRTSVPLDADAATSCRSRWAEVGGSLIWVMPGRVRAALTKPGIEPCQICRPETRLDRYG
- a CDS encoding MazG nucleotide pyrophosphohydrolase domain-containing protein is translated as MGLDELQQQAMRVHDLYDRLNLRERGRVWTREEFMLGFMGDVGDLAKLVMAEEGARDMPGGRAALEHELADCLWSVLILARRFDVDLETAFRRTMTELETAISTRLDGDEDPP